A DNA window from Thiothrix subterranea contains the following coding sequences:
- a CDS encoding YhdP family phospholipid transporter, protein MYFSRRQGGFVLRLTYLLLTFLFHWAIFLVALVGLAHLWLPMVDDYKGILEQELSSFVGNPISIGQIRVDHDSEDLRWVLENLQLTDDTSGQSPIQIRQLSLTVDWRESLRTLRLQPADIVLEGVEFILRQEANALPEVQGLRFPLPGQKNTALNIERQSPIRISINSGFVHWMDVTNHRTLTLSDLQFMGEILPNEITLQADALFPPAIGETLGVDAVLHQVTNAAGKPQWDGTLHTRTRIFNLAALPSPELQHYGVNAGGLKLDATITAAAGKPLHISGEGEIQHLGWTGNAQTPALQGVNATFAAANEGGSVKVKLNNSPLSYPLWFEKTLQVDSLAADLNWQVKADGWHWQLSHLQAENPDLTLQGTGTLALPTHQAPAIDLNMAFATRRTLDNVRDYIPAIIPDNTENWLKTAIVKGYVPKGEFVLRGNPADFPFQQNAGLFDIRFAIEQGVLAYLPEWPVAHAVNGELHFHNADMNATVHSARIMDLAVTGGTVAIPNMHTPDTHLLLDLKTQGDLQAHMNYLRDAPIGRSLRDFMQVAEFSGKSALHLKLDVPLKKATLEQQGVAVDGVVSLQGNRFAIPAYAQIFTDLRGQVHFDQHGVAANEASGQYREQPLKLSAHTDKTQGIINVDLQQQQQPAVFLPESLASLRQYFSGKALVNTHLELPAFGGNASIGKTLTSLKVQARSQLQGVTIALPPPFGKTAAEARELHVDVDLPFDSAKPWQARVELGKHLKVQARLPHKGKQATAIGIGLGDKPVKLPASGIQVGGELAELDVLDWQALGMFGGAGLTAAAIPTEFQADVKVGKLTVGQQSLGNAALSVSGGDILKAHLRADNLQANAHLPVKAMASGRVNIDAQHLDFDQLGEQLPTGASTAGNGLSPVNFPSMRFTCTDCSKGDFPLQSVSLNLNKSRDALLIEQLEIRHPLMVLSASKGRWYTAADGIPYTELTATATLAEPGKLLAKPGKIPALQGGALTANAQLQWQGAPFNFALANLNGAIQAKLGKGSLTDVDPGLGRLLGLLDAQRLPNRLALDFRDMTVKGAAFDAITGSFRLKNGVLTTHDTLIEAAAMVAGIEGSLDLSRKTLNHTVTVIPNLRSTLPVVGAALGGIGGGAAMLLLNSLTEKSAAHQVQTANGLRYRVTGSWEAPDIIELKAPFKKTDVDVLMH, encoded by the coding sequence GTGTTGGAAAATTTGCAACTCACTGACGATACTTCCGGGCAATCTCCCATTCAAATCCGCCAACTGAGCCTGACGGTAGACTGGCGCGAAAGCTTGCGCACCTTGCGCTTGCAACCGGCAGATATTGTGTTGGAAGGGGTGGAGTTTATCCTGCGCCAAGAAGCCAATGCGTTACCAGAAGTACAGGGCTTGCGTTTTCCCTTGCCGGGGCAGAAAAATACCGCGCTGAATATTGAGCGCCAATCACCGATTCGCATCAGCATCAACAGTGGCTTTGTGCATTGGATGGATGTCACCAACCACCGCACCCTGACCTTGAGTGATTTGCAATTCATGGGTGAAATTTTGCCGAATGAAATCACCTTGCAAGCGGATGCCTTATTTCCCCCCGCGATTGGGGAAACTTTGGGCGTCGACGCAGTATTGCACCAAGTCACGAACGCGGCAGGCAAACCGCAATGGGACGGTACGCTCCATACCCGTACTCGGATTTTTAACCTCGCGGCTTTGCCGTCGCCGGAGCTGCAACACTACGGGGTGAATGCCGGTGGTTTGAAGCTCGATGCCACCATCACCGCCGCCGCAGGCAAGCCCTTACATATCAGTGGCGAGGGTGAAATTCAGCATTTGGGGTGGACAGGTAATGCGCAGACCCCTGCATTACAAGGCGTGAATGCGACGTTTGCAGCGGCTAATGAAGGTGGTAGTGTCAAGGTCAAGCTCAACAATAGCCCGTTGAGTTACCCGCTGTGGTTTGAAAAAACCTTGCAGGTGGATAGCTTGGCAGCGGATTTGAACTGGCAAGTCAAAGCGGATGGCTGGCATTGGCAACTCAGCCACCTACAAGCGGAAAACCCCGATCTTACCCTGCAAGGCACGGGAACATTGGCGTTACCGACGCATCAAGCGCCCGCTATTGACCTGAATATGGCCTTCGCGACGCGCCGTACTTTGGATAATGTGCGCGATTACATTCCGGCGATTATTCCCGATAATACCGAAAATTGGTTGAAAACGGCGATTGTGAAGGGCTACGTGCCAAAAGGTGAATTTGTATTGCGCGGCAATCCGGCGGATTTTCCATTTCAGCAAAATGCTGGGCTATTCGACATTCGTTTCGCTATTGAACAAGGTGTATTGGCGTATTTACCGGAATGGCCGGTCGCTCATGCCGTCAACGGTGAGCTGCATTTTCACAATGCGGATATGAATGCGACGGTGCACAGCGCTCGAATTATGGATTTGGCGGTGACAGGCGGCACGGTGGCGATTCCCAATATGCATACCCCCGATACGCACTTGTTGCTTGATTTGAAGACGCAAGGGGATTTGCAAGCGCACATGAATTATTTGCGCGATGCTCCGATTGGACGCAGTTTGCGGGATTTTATGCAAGTTGCTGAGTTTTCCGGTAAATCGGCGTTGCACCTGAAACTGGATGTGCCTTTGAAAAAAGCGACATTGGAACAACAAGGCGTAGCGGTGGACGGCGTGGTCAGTTTGCAGGGCAACCGTTTTGCGATTCCGGCGTATGCGCAAATCTTTACCGACTTGCGCGGGCAGGTGCATTTTGATCAGCATGGCGTGGCTGCAAACGAGGCAAGTGGGCAATACCGCGAGCAACCGCTCAAATTGTCAGCACATACTGATAAAACCCAAGGCATTATCAACGTCGATTTGCAGCAGCAACAACAACCCGCAGTGTTTTTGCCAGAAAGCCTTGCCAGTTTGCGCCAATACTTCAGTGGCAAGGCGTTGGTGAATACGCATTTGGAACTGCCTGCTTTTGGTGGGAATGCCAGCATAGGAAAAACACTCACGAGTTTGAAAGTGCAGGCGCGTAGCCAGTTGCAAGGCGTGACCATTGCTTTACCGCCCCCGTTTGGTAAAACGGCAGCGGAGGCGCGTGAATTACACGTGGACGTTGACTTGCCGTTTGATTCGGCGAAACCTTGGCAAGCACGGGTGGAGTTGGGTAAACACTTGAAAGTGCAAGCGCGTTTGCCACACAAGGGTAAACAAGCAACTGCCATTGGCATCGGTTTGGGTGACAAGCCGGTTAAATTGCCTGCGAGTGGCATTCAAGTCGGTGGCGAGTTGGCAGAACTCGATGTGCTGGATTGGCAGGCGCTGGGAATGTTTGGTGGCGCAGGATTAACCGCTGCTGCAATACCGACCGAGTTTCAAGCCGATGTGAAGGTTGGCAAGTTGACCGTGGGTCAACAGTCGCTAGGCAACGCGGCGCTCAGCGTGAGCGGTGGTGACATTCTCAAAGCGCATCTGCGGGCAGATAATTTACAGGCTAACGCGCATTTACCAGTCAAGGCAATGGCAAGTGGGCGGGTGAATATTGATGCGCAACACCTTGATTTTGATCAGCTTGGTGAGCAGTTACCGACGGGCGCGTCGACAGCGGGTAACGGTTTATCGCCGGTAAATTTTCCCTCCATGCGATTTACGTGCACCGATTGCAGCAAGGGCGATTTTCCGCTTCAGTCGGTTAGTCTTAATTTGAATAAATCCCGCGATGCGTTGTTGATTGAGCAGTTGGAGATTCGGCATCCGCTGATGGTGTTATCGGCCTCTAAAGGGCGCTGGTATACGGCGGCGGATGGCATTCCCTATACCGAATTGACCGCCACCGCAACCCTGGCTGAACCGGGCAAGTTGTTGGCGAAACCGGGCAAAATTCCCGCTTTGCAAGGTGGCGCATTAACTGCCAACGCGCAGTTGCAATGGCAAGGTGCGCCGTTTAATTTTGCCTTGGCAAATCTGAATGGCGCGATTCAAGCCAAGCTTGGCAAAGGCAGTTTGACCGATGTTGACCCCGGTTTAGGGCGCTTATTGGGTTTATTGGATGCGCAACGTTTGCCGAATCGACTGGCCTTGGATTTCCGCGATATGACGGTGAAAGGCGCGGCATTTGATGCTATCACCGGCAGTTTTCGCTTGAAAAACGGCGTGCTGACAACCCACGATACCCTCATCGAAGCCGCTGCAATGGTGGCAGGTATTGAAGGCAGCCTCGATTTGAGCCGCAAAACCCTGAATCATACGGTGACAGTGATACCAAATTTGCGTTCAACCTTGCCCGTGGTGGGCGCGGCTTTGGGCGGCATCGGTGGTGGTGCGGCAATGTTGCTGTTAAATTCCTTGACAGAAAAATCCGCCGCGCACCAAGTGCAAACCGCGAATGGCTTGCGCTACCGCGTGACCGGTTCATGGGAAGCACCGGACATTATCGAATTAAAAGCACCATTCAAAAAGACGGATGTTGATGTTTTGATGCATTGA
- a CDS encoding carbon-nitrogen hydrolase family protein, protein MALIAALQMAAGPHVPANLLEAGRLIKEAAARGAGMVVLPETFAMMGVADADKVKVAETFGEGPIQAFLSQQARKYGVWIIGGTIPLRSDDPARSYAASLMYDAKGNVVARYDKIHLFDVMLSENQEVYTESDTTVPGNVPVVVDTPFGKVGMSVCYDLRFPELYRRLSEQGAQILVVPAAFTELTGKAHWEVLLRARAIENLCYVVAPGQGGYHVSGRTTYGHSMIVDYWGRVRGVREKGAGVVLADIDLDALQQTRKTFPVLSHRCPTQNINQGTA, encoded by the coding sequence ATGGCGTTAATCGCAGCACTACAAATGGCAGCAGGCCCGCACGTTCCGGCAAATTTGTTGGAAGCGGGGCGCTTGATTAAGGAAGCAGCAGCACGCGGCGCAGGCATGGTGGTGCTACCTGAAACCTTTGCCATGATGGGTGTCGCCGATGCCGATAAAGTGAAAGTCGCGGAAACCTTCGGTGAAGGGCCGATTCAGGCATTCTTGAGCCAGCAAGCCCGCAAATACGGGGTCTGGATTATTGGCGGCACGATTCCGCTTCGTTCTGATGACCCGGCGCGTTCTTATGCCGCCTCGCTAATGTACGATGCCAAAGGCAATGTGGTGGCACGTTACGACAAAATTCATCTCTTCGATGTCATGCTCAGCGAGAATCAGGAAGTGTATACCGAGAGCGACACGACCGTACCGGGTAACGTGCCCGTGGTGGTGGATACGCCGTTTGGCAAGGTCGGGATGTCAGTGTGTTACGACTTGCGTTTCCCGGAATTGTACCGACGCTTATCCGAGCAAGGGGCGCAAATTTTAGTAGTTCCCGCAGCCTTTACCGAGTTGACGGGCAAGGCGCACTGGGAAGTGTTATTGCGGGCGCGGGCGATTGAAAACCTGTGTTACGTGGTTGCTCCCGGACAAGGCGGGTATCACGTCAGCGGACGCACGACCTACGGTCACAGCATGATTGTGGACTATTGGGGGCGGGTACGCGGGGTGCGTGAAAAAGGCGCTGGCGTGGTTTTGGCTGACATTGATTTGGATGCATTGCAACAAACCCGCAAGACCTTTCCGGTATTGTCCCACCGTTGCCCGACACAAAATATTAATCAAGGAACAGCATGA
- the tldD gene encoding metalloprotease TldD encodes MKQAYDFAREAFFAPTGLSEAHLEQVFSQLLTKDTTLADLYFQSARHESWGLEEGIIKSGSYSIEQGVGVRSVCGEQTGFAYSGEITLPALLESAKAARAISRAGQSGAVNAWTVRTPQRPLYGIDDPLNSLSEDDKISFLRQIDSIARATSPYVRQVMASMVAVHEIILVVDETGRMTADVRPLVRANVSVIVERNGQTESATAGGGGRFNLDYFVSGNKAQEYAEEAVRKALINLDAEAAPAGNMTVVLGNGWPGVLLHEAIGHGLEGDFNRKGTSAFAGRIGEQVAAKGITVVDDGTLEQRRGSLSVDDEGTQTQCTTLIEDGILKGYLFDRQNAALMGTQSTGNGRRQSYANLPMPRMTNTYMRAGDYDPAEIIASVEKGIYAVNFSGGQVDITSGKFVFSASEAYQIENGKIGKPLKNATLIGNGPDVLTRVSMIGNDLQLDTGIGVCGKDGQSVPVGVGQPTLRVDGLTVGGTATA; translated from the coding sequence ATGAAACAGGCATACGATTTTGCTCGTGAGGCATTTTTTGCCCCGACGGGTTTGAGTGAAGCGCATTTGGAACAAGTCTTTAGCCAGCTTTTAACCAAAGATACCACGCTGGCGGATTTGTATTTTCAGTCTGCCCGCCATGAATCTTGGGGCTTGGAAGAAGGCATTATCAAAAGCGGCAGTTATAGCATTGAGCAAGGTGTGGGCGTGCGCTCGGTCTGCGGTGAGCAAACCGGCTTTGCCTACAGCGGCGAAATCACGCTGCCTGCGTTGCTGGAATCTGCCAAAGCTGCGCGTGCGATCAGCCGTGCGGGGCAATCGGGCGCGGTAAATGCGTGGACAGTGCGTACCCCGCAACGCCCGCTTTACGGGATAGATGACCCGCTGAATTCGCTTTCCGAAGACGATAAAATCAGCTTTCTGCGTCAAATTGACAGCATTGCGCGGGCAACCAGCCCTTACGTGCGCCAAGTCATGGCGAGCATGGTAGCCGTGCATGAAATCATTTTGGTGGTGGATGAAACCGGACGCATGACCGCTGATGTGCGTCCGTTAGTACGTGCCAATGTTTCCGTTATTGTGGAACGCAATGGGCAAACCGAAAGTGCGACGGCAGGCGGTGGCGGGCGTTTCAACCTCGATTATTTCGTGAGTGGCAATAAGGCGCAAGAGTACGCAGAAGAAGCGGTGCGCAAAGCTTTGATCAATCTGGATGCGGAAGCCGCGCCAGCGGGCAATATGACCGTGGTATTGGGCAATGGTTGGCCCGGTGTCTTATTGCACGAAGCGATCGGGCACGGTTTGGAAGGCGATTTCAACCGCAAAGGCACATCGGCATTTGCAGGGCGGATTGGCGAACAAGTGGCTGCCAAAGGCATTACCGTGGTGGATGATGGCACGCTGGAACAACGCCGTGGTTCGTTAAGCGTGGATGATGAAGGCACGCAAACGCAATGCACCACGCTGATCGAAGACGGCATTCTCAAAGGTTATTTGTTCGACCGTCAGAATGCGGCATTGATGGGGACGCAATCCACCGGCAATGGGCGGCGTCAGTCTTACGCCAATTTGCCGATGCCACGCATGACCAATACCTACATGCGGGCGGGTGACTATGATCCGGCAGAAATCATTGCGTCGGTGGAGAAAGGCATTTACGCGGTCAACTTTTCTGGCGGGCAAGTCGACATTACGTCGGGGAAATTCGTGTTTTCTGCCTCGGAAGCGTATCAAATCGAAAACGGCAAAATCGGTAAACCTTTGAAAAACGCGACGTTAATCGGCAATGGCCCGGATGTTTTAACCCGTGTCAGCATGATCGGCAATGATTTGCAACTGGATACCGGCATCGGCGTGTGCGGTAAAGACGGGCAAAGCGTACCCGTGGGCGTGGGTCAACCAACACTTCGGGTTGACGGTTTAACCGTTGGCGGCACAGCGACAGCATAA
- the pmbA gene encoding metalloprotease PmbA: MIELDNRFDLSTEFQAMAEQVLAAAKAKGATAAELDIDKSMGLSVEVRMGQVEKLQYHRDQGINLAVYFGHRKGYASTGDFSPQALADTLEAACRIARYTSEDDFNGLADAERMATEFPKLDLYHPWELNADMAIDMALQTEAVAREHDARITNSEGAGVDSYAGMSLYANSHGFMGVSHSTRHSLSCSVVAQDGDSMQRDYWYSVSRVPGLLESADSVGAEAAQRTVRRLNARSLSTREAPVLFVPQMARGLVGQLVSAISGGSQYRKASFLLNSIGQQAFPDFVQLREDPLIRQALGSRSYDAEGVATQARDIVKDGIIQGYFLGSYSARKLGMQSTGSASGATNLLLADTGVSFPDLLAQMGTGLMVTELIGSGVNGITGDYSRGAVGYWVENGMIVHPVEEVTIAGNLKAMFKGIVAIGDDVDARGSIRTGSILIDKMTIAGQ, encoded by the coding sequence ATGATTGAACTCGACAACCGTTTCGACCTCTCGACTGAATTTCAAGCGATGGCGGAGCAGGTGCTGGCGGCAGCCAAAGCCAAAGGCGCGACGGCGGCTGAACTCGACATTGACAAAAGCATGGGGCTTTCGGTCGAAGTGCGCATGGGGCAGGTGGAGAAGCTGCAATACCACCGTGATCAGGGCATTAACCTCGCGGTGTATTTTGGGCATCGCAAAGGCTATGCCTCGACGGGTGATTTTTCGCCGCAAGCGTTGGCAGATACCTTGGAGGCGGCGTGCCGGATTGCGCGTTATACCTCGGAAGACGATTTCAACGGCTTGGCGGATGCGGAACGCATGGCGACCGAATTTCCGAAGTTGGATTTGTACCACCCGTGGGAATTGAATGCGGACATGGCAATTGACATGGCGCTGCAAACCGAAGCGGTGGCGCGTGAACACGATGCCCGCATTACCAATAGCGAAGGCGCAGGCGTGGATAGCTACGCGGGCATGAGTTTGTACGCGAATTCACACGGTTTCATGGGGGTTAGTCACAGCACGCGCCATTCCTTGAGCTGTTCAGTGGTGGCGCAAGATGGCGACTCCATGCAACGCGATTATTGGTATAGCGTGTCGCGCGTGCCGGGATTGCTGGAATCGGCGGATAGTGTAGGCGCAGAAGCGGCGCAACGCACGGTGCGGCGTTTGAATGCACGTTCCTTGTCTACCCGTGAAGCGCCGGTATTGTTTGTGCCGCAAATGGCGCGGGGGTTGGTTGGGCAGTTGGTATCGGCGATCAGTGGGGGTTCGCAATACCGCAAAGCCAGCTTTTTGCTGAATTCGATTGGGCAACAAGCTTTCCCCGATTTCGTGCAGTTGCGTGAAGACCCGTTGATTCGTCAAGCGTTGGGTAGCCGTTCCTATGATGCCGAAGGCGTGGCAACACAAGCGCGGGATATTGTCAAAGATGGAATTATTCAAGGCTATTTCCTTGGCAGTTACAGCGCTCGCAAGTTGGGAATGCAAAGCACGGGCAGTGCGAGTGGCGCAACCAATCTGTTGCTGGCGGATACGGGGGTCAGTTTCCCTGATTTGTTGGCGCAAATGGGCACGGGATTGATGGTAACGGAATTGATTGGCAGCGGTGTCAATGGCATTACCGGCGATTATTCGCGGGGTGCGGTGGGTTACTGGGTCGAAAACGGCATGATTGTGCATCCGGTGGAAGAGGTGACGATTGCCGGAAACTTGAAGGCTATGTTTAAAGGCATCGTCGCGATTGGGGATGATGTGGATGCGCGTGGTAGTATCCGTACCGGGTCGATTTTGATTGATAAAATGACCATTGCCGGTCAATAG
- the ppnP gene encoding pyrimidine/purine nucleoside phosphorylase, which translates to MSQFENVSVTKTANVYFEGKCVSHTVTLADGTRKSVGVILPSTLTFNTGAPEIMELLQGRCRVRLAGSDAWVDYAGGQSFEVGANSSFDIETLADLHYVCHFG; encoded by the coding sequence ATGAGTCAGTTTGAGAATGTCAGCGTTACTAAAACGGCAAACGTGTATTTTGAGGGTAAGTGCGTCAGTCACACCGTGACGCTGGCGGATGGCACGCGCAAGAGCGTGGGGGTGATTTTACCGTCTACCCTGACGTTTAATACCGGTGCGCCGGAGATTATGGAATTGCTGCAAGGTCGCTGCCGCGTGCGCTTGGCGGGCAGCGATGCTTGGGTTGATTATGCCGGTGGGCAATCGTTTGAGGTGGGTGCAAATTCATCTTTCGATATTGAAACCTTGGCAGATTTGCACTACGTGTGCCACTTCGGTTGA
- the purN gene encoding phosphoribosylglycinamide formyltransferase, whose product MSIDPQTALSALVVLISGSGSNLQAIINAIKAGRLNARIAAVISNRADVYGLQRATDAGIPTVTLDHTRFDSRPAFDQALQAQIDGFEPDLVVLAGFMRILTPDFVRHYAGRMLNIHPSLLPLYKGIHTHRRVLEDGGHEHGVSVHFVTPELDGGPVIIQAKVPVLPSDTEQSLAQRIQEQEHIIYPRAIQWFVEGRLKLEGNQAMLDGQALTRPAQHLSH is encoded by the coding sequence ATGTCGATTGATCCGCAGACAGCACTGTCTGCCTTGGTAGTGCTGATTTCAGGCAGCGGCAGCAACTTGCAAGCCATTATCAACGCGATTAAAGCCGGTCGCCTGAATGCACGCATTGCGGCGGTGATCAGTAATCGCGCCGATGTATATGGCTTGCAACGCGCTACCGATGCCGGAATTCCAACCGTCACGCTGGATCACACCCGCTTTGACAGCCGCCCCGCGTTCGACCAAGCCTTGCAAGCGCAGATTGACGGTTTCGAGCCGGATTTGGTGGTACTGGCGGGTTTTATGCGTATCCTCACGCCCGATTTTGTGCGCCATTACGCGGGGCGAATGCTCAATATCCACCCTTCCCTATTGCCGCTGTACAAAGGTATTCATACCCATCGGCGTGTATTGGAAGACGGTGGGCATGAACACGGTGTGAGCGTGCATTTCGTGACCCCAGAATTGGATGGTGGCCCGGTGATTATTCAAGCCAAAGTGCCGGTGTTACCCAGCGATACAGAACAGAGTCTGGCGCAACGGATACAAGAGCAGGAACACATCATTTACCCACGCGCTATCCAATGGTTTGTGGAAGGCAGGTTAAAACTGGAAGGCAATCAGGCAATGCTGGACGGGCAAGCCTTAACCCGCCCCGCCCAACACCTCAGCCATTAA
- the purM gene encoding phosphoribosylformylglycinamidine cyclo-ligase yields MDSSKPSLTYRDAGVDIDAGNTLVERIKPHAQRTKRPEMLSGLGGFGALMSIPSHYKNPVLVSGTDGVGTKLRLAIDTGIYDTIGIDLVAMCVNDIIVSGAEPLFFLDYFATGKLDVDMAEKVIAGIAEGCSQAGAALAGGETAEMPGMYHGDDFDLAGFCVGVVERDNILDNSRVHRNDVLIGLASSGPHSNGYSLIRKIIEVSGASLDEAFGDSTLGRTLLEPTRIYVKAILGLMRRYDLHAVAHITGGGLTENLPRVLPARTKAKISLSSWQRPEIFNWLQEKGGVADDEMLRTFNCGIGMILVVPADKSEEIISTCRLENIKAWQIGTMDASDSDTPFVQYVD; encoded by the coding sequence ATGGATTCAAGCAAACCCTCTCTGACTTACCGTGACGCTGGCGTTGATATTGATGCAGGCAACACGCTGGTAGAACGCATCAAACCCCACGCGCAACGCACCAAACGCCCTGAAATGCTCAGCGGATTGGGGGGCTTCGGCGCACTCATGTCGATCCCGTCGCACTACAAAAATCCAGTACTGGTATCCGGTACAGATGGCGTAGGCACCAAACTCCGCCTCGCGATCGACACCGGCATTTACGACACCATCGGCATTGACTTAGTGGCAATGTGCGTCAATGACATTATCGTCAGCGGTGCAGAGCCGTTATTTTTCCTCGACTACTTCGCCACCGGTAAACTCGACGTTGACATGGCTGAAAAAGTCATTGCTGGTATCGCCGAAGGTTGCTCTCAAGCCGGTGCCGCACTCGCAGGTGGTGAAACTGCCGAAATGCCGGGCATGTATCACGGTGACGATTTCGACCTCGCAGGCTTCTGCGTCGGCGTGGTGGAACGTGACAATATTCTCGACAATTCCCGCGTACACCGCAATGACGTGCTGATTGGATTGGCATCCAGTGGCCCGCATTCCAACGGCTATTCACTGATTCGCAAAATCATTGAAGTCAGTGGCGCGTCATTGGATGAAGCCTTCGGTGACAGCACCTTAGGGCGTACTTTACTAGAGCCGACGCGCATTTACGTCAAAGCGATTCTCGGCTTAATGCGCCGTTACGATTTGCACGCCGTCGCACACATCACGGGCGGTGGTTTAACCGAAAATTTACCGCGTGTTTTGCCTGCCCGCACCAAAGCTAAAATCAGTTTGAGTAGCTGGCAACGCCCCGAAATCTTCAACTGGTTGCAGGAAAAAGGCGGCGTGGCAGATGATGAAATGTTACGTACCTTCAACTGCGGTATCGGCATGATTTTGGTCGTTCCTGCCGATAAATCCGAAGAAATCATTAGCACTTGCCGCTTGGAAAATATCAAAGCTTGGCAAATTGGCACGATGGATGCTTCTGACAGCGATACCCCTTTCGTCCAGTATGTCGATTGA
- the serS gene encoding serine--tRNA ligase gives MLDPKRLRTDLDAIAAQLARRGFKLDVDTIRAVEERRKALQVDTQTLQNERNSRSKAIGQAKAKGIDIQPLLAEVADMGDTLKEKEQQLASLQAELDAIVMGIPNVLDVSVPDGKDENANVEIRRWGEPTAFDFEPKDHVDLGLPNGWMDFDAGAKLTGSRFVVMRGAMARLHRALIQFMLDTHTQEHGYTEAYVPYMVNADSLRGTGQLPKFAEDLFKLEGEQGYYLIPTAEVPVTNLARDTIIDATELPVKYACHTPCFRSEAGSYGKDTRGLIRQHQFEKVEMVQLVRPEDSTQALESLTGHAEAILQKLGLPYRVIVLCAGDTGFSSMKTYDLEVWLPGQQKYREISSCSVFGDFQARRMMARYRNPETGKPELLHTLNGSGLAVGRTLVAVLENYQEADGRIRIPNALRGYMGNAEYL, from the coding sequence ATGTTGGACCCAAAACGTTTAAGAACCGATCTGGATGCAATCGCGGCACAATTGGCGCGACGCGGTTTCAAGCTGGATGTGGATACCATCCGCGCGGTCGAAGAGCGCCGTAAAGCCTTACAAGTGGATACCCAAACTTTACAAAATGAACGTAACTCGCGTTCCAAAGCCATTGGGCAAGCCAAAGCGAAGGGCATAGACATTCAGCCCTTACTTGCCGAAGTTGCGGATATGGGCGATACGCTCAAGGAAAAAGAGCAGCAACTCGCCAGTTTACAAGCCGAACTTGATGCCATCGTGATGGGCATTCCCAATGTGCTGGATGTTTCTGTACCCGATGGCAAAGATGAAAACGCCAATGTGGAAATTCGCCGCTGGGGTGAGCCGACCGCGTTCGATTTTGAACCCAAGGATCACGTTGACCTCGGTTTGCCGAATGGGTGGATGGATTTTGATGCGGGTGCAAAACTTACCGGCTCACGCTTTGTAGTCATGCGCGGGGCAATGGCGCGGCTGCACCGGGCGCTGATCCAGTTCATGCTTGATACGCACACGCAGGAACACGGTTACACCGAAGCGTATGTGCCGTACATGGTGAATGCCGACAGTTTGCGTGGCACGGGGCAGTTGCCGAAATTTGCCGAAGATTTGTTTAAGTTGGAAGGCGAACAAGGGTATTACCTGATTCCCACCGCTGAAGTGCCAGTCACGAATCTGGCGCGCGATACCATTATTGATGCCACTGAATTGCCGGTGAAATACGCCTGCCATACGCCGTGTTTCCGTTCCGAAGCGGGTTCTTACGGCAAGGATACCCGTGGTTTGATCCGCCAGCATCAGTTTGAAAAAGTGGAAATGGTGCAATTGGTGCGCCCGGAAGATTCCACGCAAGCGCTGGAAAGTCTGACGGGTCATGCTGAAGCGATTCTGCAAAAGTTGGGGCTGCCGTACCGGGTGATTGTGTTGTGTGCAGGCGATACCGGCTTTTCCTCGATGAAAACCTATGATCTGGAAGTCTGGCTGCCGGGTCAGCAAAAATACCGTGAGATTTCATCGTGTTCTGTTTTCGGGGATTTTCAGGCACGCCGCATGATGGCGCGTTACCGTAATCCTGAAACTGGCAAGCCGGAGTTGCTGCACACGTTGAACGGTTCTGGTTTGGCAGTGGGGCGCACCTTGGTTGCTGTGCTGGAAAATTATCAGGAAGCCGATGGGCGTATCCGCATTCCAAACGCTTTGCGTGGGTATATGGGTAACGCGGAGTATCTGTGA